A genomic segment from Lignipirellula cremea encodes:
- the map gene encoding type I methionyl aminopeptidase, protein MHFGTQKLKLKEPQRDRMRAACSFNAQVLDMVRSRLQPGVTTEEIDNWVHTYTLDHGHTPACLGYLGFPKSCCTSVNDVICHGIPGPYRLQEGDIVNIDLTSIVDGWHGDQSETFLIGEVSDEARQVTQCSFDALYAAIDALQPNCRISEIGKAIVAVARQFKFSVVQEYVGHGLGRQFHQEPSIPHYPTPESRLQRLAPGICFTIEPMINVGGRNTTLDRGDGWTVRTKDGTLSAQFEHTILMTEDGPEILTLTADGPQKGHQF, encoded by the coding sequence ATGCATTTTGGAACGCAAAAACTGAAGTTAAAAGAGCCGCAACGCGACCGGATGCGAGCCGCCTGCAGCTTTAACGCCCAGGTTCTGGATATGGTTCGTTCCCGCCTGCAGCCGGGCGTAACGACCGAAGAAATCGATAACTGGGTGCATACGTATACCCTCGATCATGGCCATACGCCGGCCTGTCTGGGGTATCTGGGTTTTCCCAAGTCCTGCTGCACCAGCGTGAACGATGTCATCTGCCATGGCATCCCCGGGCCGTATCGTCTGCAGGAAGGCGATATCGTCAACATCGATCTCACTTCGATCGTGGACGGCTGGCATGGAGACCAGTCGGAAACGTTCCTCATTGGCGAGGTCAGCGACGAAGCCCGCCAGGTAACGCAGTGCTCGTTCGACGCCCTGTATGCAGCGATCGACGCGCTCCAGCCGAACTGTCGCATCTCCGAAATCGGCAAGGCGATTGTCGCCGTGGCCCGACAGTTCAAATTCAGCGTGGTGCAGGAATACGTGGGCCATGGACTGGGGCGCCAGTTCCACCAGGAACCGTCGATTCCCCATTACCCCACCCCCGAATCGCGCCTGCAGCGACTGGCCCCCGGCATCTGCTTCACCATCGAACCGATGATTAACGTCGGCGGGCGGAACACCACGCTGGACCGCGGCGATGGCTGGACGGTCCGCACCAAAGACGGCACCCTGTCGGCCCAGTTTGAACACACCATTCTGATGACCGAAGACGGCCCCGAGATTCTCACGCTGACCGCCGACGGGCCGCAAAAAGGCCACCAGTTCTAA
- a CDS encoding tetratricopeptide repeat protein, translating into MTLRRRGTSRLLLLSRLTLLLLLAGAPCMGAEEPGSLLAGPGVRLLTTAVAEEKTPQLTRLLDGDAKTNVALAVAAGKPVDLILALGEELTAPSELRLTLASGNPQETPARVEVLASILSAEAGYQSLGVFPLAANNQPQSFPLPPSAARWLMLRFAPARAAEQIRLADVELLGTAGPPRSRYEFKESPTAALKVLASLQKSVSLSEEEAALVRDGSDGRFDDSSLAEAALIASGVTDARERERYLKRIQSIADGAPPATSDPFADGDRLLRYLHDKVLKKYQERQTRLSVLLDSGDYNCVSSSLLFVILARRQQRDARAVEAPDHVFAVLYDGARHVDVETTNRWGFHAGASAEARRQLREQTGFDYVPQQHEDQRRELSGPGAVAVIYYNQGVGFTREEKYDQALGAYFRALTLDREFVSAIKNTLVVLANWSGRLNNEGRFEKALQVTQVGLSLAPEDPALVAYRKAIWITYAKSLLDEKKYAAAVAVLRRAAEDDPKANYVEMESWVYIGPGEKLAEQSQWQDALDLATAGIADVDPPAREEIQKWRTSVLLRWSYAAIEKKDFAAAAEVSRQGLALEPENEDFRNRLAYITQEWTWSQHQAKGPQAGVAVAAALVQASPDSNGVKQAASAFVVRMVREQVEGKKYAAAAAGLAAGAGLLDDAEQAEQLAGFVYDRWAADLISQGEYQAAVAAYRQGLKAFPQNKHLQANERASWDQWGRFHADKQENLAAAGVYSQAIAVHPDDERLRKNRAYYVLQAALAADAAPAADPPADPPQPAAAAAPAGAQVLATAFQKYGRTTELTEAGDYYVEQFYRRLVDAKNYQEAAGLLSRTRSLQTDREHFLSLTRFAVDHLAEELLEKADYAQATAAYDRALGDWPEDKHLQHNAAIAWDRRGRQYFETQEWTKAVAVYEQAAERFPGNENLKKALAYARRRKSDQ; encoded by the coding sequence ATGACCTTACGACGCCGCGGAACGTCCCGCCTGCTGCTTTTATCGCGGCTCACCTTGCTGCTGCTGCTGGCCGGAGCGCCCTGCATGGGGGCTGAAGAACCGGGAAGCCTGCTGGCCGGCCCTGGCGTTCGCCTGCTGACGACAGCGGTGGCGGAAGAGAAAACGCCCCAGCTGACCCGTCTGCTCGACGGCGATGCGAAGACCAACGTGGCGCTTGCCGTCGCCGCCGGAAAGCCAGTCGATCTGATCCTGGCGCTGGGCGAAGAGCTGACCGCCCCCAGCGAGTTGCGGCTGACCCTGGCGTCAGGCAACCCGCAGGAAACGCCGGCGCGGGTTGAGGTGCTGGCTTCGATCCTGTCGGCGGAAGCCGGCTATCAATCGCTGGGCGTGTTCCCGCTGGCGGCGAACAACCAACCTCAGTCGTTTCCGTTGCCGCCAAGCGCGGCCCGCTGGCTGATGCTGCGGTTCGCCCCGGCCCGGGCGGCGGAACAGATTCGTCTGGCCGACGTGGAGCTGCTGGGAACGGCCGGTCCGCCCCGCAGTCGGTATGAGTTCAAGGAGTCGCCGACCGCCGCCTTGAAAGTGCTGGCCTCGCTGCAGAAGTCGGTGTCGCTGTCGGAAGAGGAAGCGGCCCTGGTGCGCGATGGCTCCGACGGCCGTTTCGATGATTCGTCCCTGGCCGAGGCCGCCCTGATCGCCTCCGGCGTGACCGATGCGCGGGAGCGCGAGCGGTACCTGAAACGGATCCAATCGATTGCCGACGGGGCGCCGCCGGCGACCAGCGACCCGTTCGCCGACGGCGATCGTTTGCTGCGGTACCTGCACGACAAGGTCCTCAAAAAATACCAGGAGCGGCAAACGCGTCTGTCCGTGCTGCTCGATTCGGGCGACTACAACTGTGTCTCATCCAGCCTGCTGTTCGTCATCCTGGCCCGGCGGCAACAGCGTGATGCGCGAGCGGTCGAGGCGCCCGATCATGTGTTCGCGGTGCTGTACGACGGCGCCCGGCATGTCGATGTGGAGACGACCAACCGCTGGGGCTTCCACGCCGGCGCCAGCGCCGAAGCCCGGCGCCAGCTGCGGGAGCAGACGGGCTTCGACTACGTGCCCCAGCAGCACGAGGACCAGCGGCGGGAACTCAGCGGCCCCGGCGCCGTGGCGGTGATCTACTACAACCAGGGCGTCGGTTTCACGCGGGAAGAAAAGTACGACCAGGCTTTGGGCGCCTACTTTCGCGCGTTGACGCTCGACCGCGAGTTTGTCTCCGCGATCAAGAATACGCTCGTCGTGCTGGCCAACTGGAGCGGCCGGCTGAACAACGAAGGGCGGTTCGAAAAAGCCCTGCAGGTTACGCAGGTCGGCCTCAGCCTGGCGCCGGAAGACCCGGCCCTGGTCGCGTATCGCAAGGCAATCTGGATCACTTACGCCAAAAGCCTGCTCGATGAAAAAAAGTACGCCGCCGCGGTCGCCGTGCTGCGACGGGCCGCCGAGGACGACCCGAAAGCGAACTACGTGGAGATGGAGTCCTGGGTCTACATCGGCCCCGGCGAGAAGCTGGCTGAACAAAGCCAGTGGCAAGACGCCCTGGACCTGGCGACGGCCGGCATCGCGGATGTCGATCCGCCGGCCCGGGAGGAGATCCAGAAGTGGCGGACCAGCGTGCTGCTCCGCTGGAGCTACGCGGCGATTGAGAAGAAGGACTTCGCCGCCGCGGCCGAAGTCAGCCGGCAAGGCCTGGCGCTGGAACCGGAGAACGAAGACTTTCGCAATCGCCTGGCGTACATCACCCAGGAATGGACCTGGTCGCAGCACCAGGCCAAAGGGCCGCAGGCCGGCGTCGCCGTCGCCGCCGCGCTCGTCCAAGCCAGCCCGGATTCCAACGGCGTCAAGCAGGCCGCCTCGGCGTTTGTGGTGCGCATGGTTCGGGAGCAGGTCGAAGGGAAAAAGTACGCTGCGGCGGCGGCCGGCCTCGCTGCGGGAGCGGGACTGCTGGACGACGCGGAACAGGCCGAGCAACTGGCCGGCTTTGTCTACGATCGCTGGGCCGCCGACCTGATCAGCCAGGGCGAATACCAGGCGGCCGTGGCCGCTTACCGCCAAGGCCTGAAAGCGTTCCCCCAGAACAAGCATCTGCAGGCGAACGAGCGCGCCAGCTGGGACCAGTGGGGCCGTTTCCACGCGGACAAGCAGGAAAACCTCGCCGCCGCCGGCGTCTACTCCCAGGCAATCGCCGTCCATCCCGACGACGAACGTCTGCGCAAAAATCGAGCGTATTACGTGCTGCAGGCCGCCCTCGCCGCCGACGCCGCGCCAGCCGCCGATCCGCCGGCTGACCCACCGCAGCCGGCGGCTGCCGCCGCTCCCGCCGGGGCGCAAGTGCTGGCGACCGCGTTCCAGAAATACGGCCGCACGACCGAGCTGACTGAAGCGGGCGACTACTACGTCGAACAGTTTTACCGGCGTCTGGTCGACGCGAAGAATTACCAGGAGGCCGCCGGGCTGCTGTCCCGGACGCGTTCCCTGCAGACCGACCGCGAGCACTTCCTGTCGCTGACCCGTTTCGCCGTCGATCACCTCGCCGAGGAGCTGCTGGAGAAAGCAGACTACGCCCAAGCCACCGCCGCCTATGACCGGGCCCTGGGCGACTGGCCCGAGGACAAGCACCTGCAGCACAACGCCGCCATCGCCTGGGACCGTCGCGGCCGGCAGTACTTTGAAACCCAGGAATGGACCAAGGCGGTCGCCGTTTATGAACAGGCGGCCGAGCGCTTCCCCGGGAACGAGAACCTGAAAAAAGCGTTAGCCTACGCCCGACGCCGGAAGAGCGACCAGTAA
- a CDS encoding putative molybdenum carrier protein, with the protein MRLCTRGCRPYDRRQNYLAFFWRETNPLSLFFDHLQIQVVSGGQTGVDRAALDAAIQLDLPHGGWCPRGRLAEDGPLPPHYQLRESRSANYAVRTRKNVVDSDGTLILYRGEMTGGTDLTRRLARQHHRPCLPLDLAGQPSPDRAAAWVIAQKINVLNIAGPRESSCPGVYQQALDYCRQLLERLV; encoded by the coding sequence ATGCGGCTTTGCACACGCGGCTGCCGGCCGTACGATAGGCGGCAAAACTACCTGGCGTTCTTCTGGCGGGAAACGAATCCCTTGTCGTTGTTTTTTGACCATCTGCAGATTCAGGTCGTGTCGGGAGGGCAGACGGGCGTCGATCGCGCGGCGCTCGATGCGGCCATTCAGCTGGACCTGCCGCATGGCGGCTGGTGTCCCCGCGGCCGGCTGGCCGAAGACGGTCCTCTGCCGCCGCACTACCAGCTGCGCGAATCGCGGTCGGCCAACTACGCCGTGCGCACCCGGAAGAATGTGGTCGATTCCGACGGCACGCTGATCCTGTACCGGGGGGAGATGACCGGCGGCACCGATCTGACCCGGCGCCTGGCCCGGCAGCATCATCGCCCTTGCCTGCCGCTGGATCTGGCCGGCCAGCCCTCGCCCGACAGGGCCGCCGCCTGGGTGATCGCCCAGAAGATCAACGTCCTCAACATTGCCGGGCCGCGGGAAAGCAGCTGTCCCGGCGTCTACCAGCAAGCCCTGGACTACTGCCGGCAACTGCTGGAACGTCTGGTCTGA